In the genome of Anguilla anguilla isolate fAngAng1 chromosome 15, fAngAng1.pri, whole genome shotgun sequence, the window AAAAGCCCTGcgggctttttcttttaatgcattcacTGCTAGGCCAAAGCTCCCTGACGCACTGATTTTTAGTCCTAGGTAATCATAGCTTAGTGTGTGTTCTAGGACGGTGTTTCCTAGAGTAAAGAGGTATCTGTTTTCCTGAGATCTGGgctttttttggaagatcataatctttgtctttttcaaatttactgtcagtgcccagttctgacagtatTGCTCTAGCAGATCCAGGTTCTGCTGTAATCCTTGTTTAGTGGGTGACAGCAGgaccaggtcatctgcatagagcaAGAATTTAACGTCTGTGTTGTTTAGGGTGAGGCCAGGAGCTGAAGATTGTTCCAGTAACACCGCTAATTCattgatatatatattgaaCAATGTTGGACTCAAactgcagccctgcctcacCCCACGCCCCTGCGTGAAGaaatcagttctttttttgccGAGTTTTATTCCGCACttgttttttacatatattgatttaattatgtcatacactttaccccctacaccactttgtaGGATTTTATAATATAGGCCCTCGTGCCAgattgaatcaaatgcttttttgaagtcaatgaagcatgcaaagatttttcctttatttttttggtatacatgtttgttgattagggtgtgtagggtgtaaatatggTCAGTTGTGCGGTGTTTTGGAAGAAAACCAATCTGACTcttactcaagacattgtgttCGGTAAGGAAGGCTTGTATTCGGGCGTTAAGAATACTGCAGAaaaccttccccagattactgctCACACAAATGCCTCGGTAGTTATTGgggtaactctctctctctctctctctctctctctctctctctcatacacacacccacatacttTACTCAGGATTCATCTTGAGCTACAACAAGCACACCAAGCACCTAAGAGGTTAAATGTTTGTCATCAAAAATACGTTTTTAATGGTTCCCAACCCATTCAACTGATTGCATACAGCAGAGGCTCCCAGCCCTGATCCAGGAGAacttctgtgtgtgctggttttttgtcCAACTTTGATTACAATTTCGGAAGTAAAAGGAGcttttaagtgtttttaattaaaaatattattaattaggGATTGTTTGTACTCTTAATGCCACATTCTCAGAAACATGTTCATACTTAATTTTTCttcaataatataatttttttcttttttttaaatcagtgaaaATACAGGGAAACACATATGATAACTTTTAAAATAGTGCATCAAAGCTTGCTGgagtttaaatatttcataactgAACATCTCCACCACTGGCATCACACACTGATCAGCTTCTGAAAGATAACGGCAAGGAGTTTTTTCCCTGTCATTATCATCTTTGGTTTCAAGTTTTATGCCAGGACACACGTGCAATTTTCTttagagaggagagcagagtcCTCCCTCCTTATGTACGTTTTCACTTTATTCAGTTAGAAAAACAAGAGGATAACAGATAGATATGGATCATAGAATAGAaacatttctgcttttctgttgACTCTGAGGAGGACGGTTCCAGACATAGAAATAATCTGGGTAATCAttcttctttttgcatttttgacagTGTCCCGGCCGTGAAGCACctgttttgtcctgtttttATAAGCTGGGCTCAGGCAcatttgacattatttttgtGGAGTTTTAAATGGGCCTGACTAATAAAAATACTAAACTTTTATTAGTCTTATTTTCTCATAATTTTAATGACTGCATTTATGATAAGGACTTTAATAAATGAAACTCCTGCTGGCATATTACCCTGGAGTAACACTGCCCTTGACCTGTCTTCTGAGGACCAGCAGGTGGTAGAGTAGATTTGAGCCAACAGGGGGCATTTGCATGCAAGGTTGGGTGGGCCTGACTGCGTCAACCAGGATGATTAAAGCTGTAACATTTACCATACCAATATTTGTTCTCTCTCTGGCTTGACTTTTcccactgaaagaaaaaagaaaatgaaaaaaggtgaTTTTGAACTGAATGTACCAGCCAGAAGGGACATCCCTTTGTTTTTCCCATTCACACAAGTGAGACCATTTCCAGGATGGAAGCCAACATCATCCAGCATATTAGAGTGGAGATGAAAAATGGAGTTACATGGGTggaatggatgtgtgtgtgtgtgtgtgtttgagagagatagagtttctgtgtgtctgtgtatgagagtttctgtgtgattgtgtgccaGAGTGAGAGATTccatgtgaacatgtgtgtgtgtgtgtgtgtgtgcgtgagagagagagagacagagagacagagagaattaGATTGTCTGTATAAGCATACTGTATGTCATGACATGATGGGCAGTGCTGATGCTTACTGTTTTTGCAGCCCACAGCTTGAGGGCCCTGTGCCTTTGAAGAAAGCTACTGTTACCATGGAGATGGTGCCTTTGAAAGAGAGGTTGATGATTCACCTCTGAGGAGGTCCAAACTTCCCAGCATTCCTCAGCAGGCCAGAAAGCTGCACATGCCCTCAAATTAGCATTGTTTACCACTACATTTTCTTCAAGGTGACATTACAGTTGCAATACATTCAATTATGTagcatataaatgcataaaaatacaaaatgttccCAATTCaatgtgtacatacatgctGTGATATAGCTTTGCCTGTAATTTTATGAAATACACAACAATTGTATGTGCTCACCCAGAGAGGCATGCGGGTGGACATGAAGGTGACTATTTGGGATCATCACATTGGTGCACAggtatcttttctttttttaatcttgtcTTACATACatgatcttcttttttttttttggaccgtGAGCAGGATTTGGGTGGAGGCATAGTGCCCCCTAAAAAGTGCCAAGAGTTCAAAGTGACAGTAAGAATTTCACCTGAGTTAAATGTTCCTAGAGTTTAAGAAAAAATAGTGTTTcttaaatttaacatttatttaatgcttTCTAACCTCTGCTGTGCAcaagaacagtgccttaatGTGTCATCAGAAGTACTGCACCGACTGGCATACCTGGGGATGTTTTTACTTACCCTGTGAGAAGATTACCCTGACAGACCTGCTAATGTCACTGCTCACAGAAGCCTTGTTTTGCTTGCAGGTTTCCTTCAGTATTCAGGTCCGGTTCAGACCCAGTTTGGTCAGCACAAGTAAAGGCATGAGAGGGGACATAGGAGATAATGAACAGCAGAAGGCTGAAGAGCTTTGTGAATGATATATACCGTATGTTTCCATTCAGGTGAAGGCTGGGTTGCCACATGCTTTTTGTCTCTTGGTGGCCTGACTAAAGGCAACAAAATGATGTAATTGTGGGCCTATGAGGAACAAACCTTCCATTGTTAGTGCAAGGACTTCATTGGTCTAAAAGAATTACTGCTTGACATAGGAAAAAAACCCAACCAAACCTGGCAGTGCAAATGGGAGACTCACCTATGTGTGGAAGTTCTATGTGTGTGGAAGTTCCTTCTTACCTGTGTGTCGCCCTGTGGCACTGAGAGGGTTCAGCCTTTCCAACCCTCCCTAAGTGGGGACTGAGAGGTGCTTGCCTTTGACAGAGCAGGGTGTAGGGGTTTGAGACAGTGATGTTCTAATGTGTTTCATTCCTCTGTGGGAATCTGAAGGGAAAAATCCTGTTATTCCCTGCACACTGTATCTCGTATATCAGCTCCTtctaaatgtacttttttataACTTGCTTGATTTGTTCACCCAGAGGGTAAGGTTATCCTCTGACGAGATTGCCTGGCATCGCTTTCCCCTCCCACAATCAGAGTGATTACTTGTGGGTATAATAAAAGGGGAAGGAGATGTTATTGAACTCAATGGTGTTTGGAAATGTAGTCCGCTTGCATACTATGGCCAGTGAAGGTGTTTAAGTGATGCAGTTGTTAGTCCCTGGAAAAATCTCTTCCAGCTGAATCactcacactgactgactggcacGCTAACTGAAAGCTGAAGTCTTGATCAGATGTACCATGCTTGAGGTACATTCTCACTCCTTCTTTATAATTATATTGAGATTAATAAATTCCACTTTGTCCATCAGGACTTCAGAGTGACTGACAAATAATGTATGAACAAATAAGTAGACACCCTTTGCAGCGTACAGAGTGATTTTTAAAGGTTtgttatacatatttaaaaatatgtgaaataacacatactgtatctgCCCCACATGTGTCCTTGTTCTCACTGACTCATGTGAGTCTGAGGTGCCTGAGAGGCGGCAATGGTCTTATCTCTATATCTGACTGTGTGACATTAGTCCCATGAGCTTACACTgcctccaaaacacacacacacactgttaccaTTCCCTCCCTGCAGCAACACGGTTTCAAACTGTGAAACTCACTAATACAAATCCCACTTGTAAACAAGTAGACATAATTATTTACATATACTGTAAAgcaggaaatatttaaaaaatatacatattctGCAATCTTTTCTGCAACCTAGTGGACAAAATGGGAAACTCAAAAACTTAAAGGATATTTTCAAGTTCAAGCcgtgtttatttgatttatctGACTATTTAACAAAGAAGGTCAAGTGATAACACACTAAGCGCTTACAACAACCAATGAGTGTTGGCACTGTGAGAGATTAAAGGGCAAGATAAAGAGAGCCAGTTTTGGATTCTGACCAACTCAGTGGAATTAATGACCCAATGGTTTCAAAAGGATCTGTTAGAGAATACAAGAAGATATGGggacaaaaagagaaatatagTTTATCTTAACtaatttttttggcattgtttatatgtaaatggcatgcacacacagacagaccgacagacagacacacacacacacacacacacacacacactagttttaAGAGCTCATATCAAAGAAAGTGCATCTGTCACTGTCCCTGTCACTGGCTTTGGCAATGGCTTACTCAAACCCTTGAATGTGCCACCTATTGGCCCACCAACAAAATATTCACCACCAACATAATTTCACTAGGAGGGCCTTCCAGCTCAGTACTAAGTAAACCCAGACCTGCCTAATTTCAGTACTAACCATACTCAAACTAGCTTTCTTGACTTCAGTAATAACCAAGCCCAGACTAGCCTTGCTTAACTTCAACAATAACCAAGTTTAGCCCTGCTTAACTTCAGCACTAACCATGGttcttgcttagcttcagtactcaccaagcccagccctgcttgaTTTCAGTGCCAACAAAGGTCTACCCTGGTTTGCTTCAGTACTAACAATATCCAGCCCTGTGAAGTGACAAAAGAACCCGATGCCACCAAAACTATGTCCACATTTTTAGTTGTGGGCGTGGCTGCCACTGAGGTAAAGATACACTGCGCTGTAGAGGCAATGAGGCATGGACAACCTTGGTAATCGACCttgagaaaatgttttcctgGAGCAGAGGGAGCTGATAGGAGGAGAGGGGTCAGCCTCCATACAATTTCATCACTGCACACGCAGTTCCCGGCAAACTGTTTCAGAGTAACTATGTGGCAGGAGGTACCAGGTTCTCCTCCCCACTCAGGTTAACTCCTCGTCTCTAAGGCTCAGCATTCTTCAGCCAAACCAGGCCGGCATCGTCCCCCGCTTCAGACCGTAAGTTTAACCTCAAGTGAACCACCTACAAGCGAATATGCATATGGCTCTGGTACAGTCACACACTGAGCTAGAGTAGCCCAGCCTGTAAATCAGTgatcttatttaaaatatttgtgtttttaaactgtaaacatGAATAGATGAATCTGCATTTGAGTAGTAGAAAAGAGCAGTGGTCTGGCCTATATGTGGAACTAGAAGGGTTAAAATCAGATGGAAAGGAAATCAAGTGGAGTAGGAAAAGGAGGAATATAgaagaaaataagcaaaaagATTTTAATTGGACATGGTGAATTTAactgatatgttttttttactgtgaaattaatAAGTTTGAATTTTTATCTGTGAATTCAATACATCTGAATTCAATACAACAGATTTTTTGTGAGCCTGCTTTTTTAAGATTTTGATTAAATTCAACgtattctgaaataaaattctTTTTGTACCTCATTTCCTTCcatagaggttttttttaaatagtatttcCTGAACTTACTATCAACATGAAGtactataaatataaaaaggatACCGCACACTCATCACCACattaaattttgtatttaaagtTCTGTGCAAGAAATCTGTAGCTTTCATTTTGTGTAAATTCTGGTGGGACATATTAAGCAAGGAACTGCAGTGTAAACCTCAATCAATCACAATGACTTATTCACAGATAACAGAGCATGATAACCTTTCATTCTAGAACAACAgtgaaatgataaataatgtCTAACCATGAATGCACAGTGACAAATGACTGACATCTGCTATGAAATAATCTCCACAACATACATcagctgctgttttttattttaaaaccagtGTGCTTGTTAAATATGCACTGTACAGTAAACACTTAGTGAAAGAGAAGTACCCAGAACGAGTCGgcagttggggaaaaaaaacatattaaagtgcaaaataataaagatgCCATTTCAATTCATATTTGTCCTCTGAAGATTAATGGGTTTCTGGTCTGTTTGCTTAAAGAGATGTTTATTTGATAGAAAACACAATCACTTCTTGTTTCAGCAGTCAGCCAGTTTCTTGATGAAAGGCAGACCTTGTTATTTCATTTACCTGGTGTGGAGTCAGTAACTGGGGCAAATTGCAGAAGTACAGGTATTTTAAATCCCAACTGTACTTTACTGTATAAGAAAACtgcttttatttgtaaattcaGTCTGAAACTCCACCCTCTCACATCTGCCTCTCACTGCAGATCTCACCTGTCTTTCTCCAGCGAGCTCGGTCTCTGGCCCGACCCCTCCCGGTCCAGCCCAGCGCGACTCAGGCTGGGGCGAGGATGGCTCTGCAGGCGCGGAACCTGACGCAGCAGCTGGAGGACGCTCTGACCCGCTCGCTGGGCGATTACCTGGATCGCTGGCGGCACAACGTGACGCAGGCGGATCGAGCCCTGAGCGAGCGGATGGCCCAGGAGAACTTCCAGGACGTGGTCTGGTACCTGGTGGTGATGATCGGCATGTTCGCCTTCATCATCGTGGCCATCCTGGTCAGCACCGTCAAGTCCAAACGCAGGGAGCACTCCGATGACCCGTATCACAAGTACATCGAGGAGGACTGGACCGCCCAGATCAAGAACGAGACCACCATCCACCCTTACGTCCAGTCCAACCCCATACCCAGGGCCTACGATGTGCCTTATTCCGCCTGATCTGCTCTGATGCACCGGGGCTAAACAGGATATAACACATTCCATTCACACTGATCAGCTGGACATACCAGCAAAAagaatgtttgttttcaccctgATTAATTTGGCATACATGGCAGTAATCTGTTATTCTGTCTTTTATAAGCAACAAGGGATTCTGCTGCTTCTGATTGCCTGAGTGCATGGAGGTAAATCAGTCTGATTTTCACATGTGTTACCCATAATCCCTCTCAACCACAGATTAAAATCTGATCAGCTCACTGCCAGCGCACTGAAATCTCTTACTCTCCTGATCAGCGTGTCTGTAGGTATGCTGATTCTTCCTCTGACCAGCCTCATTTGTGGCTGCGGCCTTTCCTGAGGTTAAATATTCTGATGAAATCTACAGACAGGGACTCCACGCTGCATTAGATCAGCTCCAAACTCATCTTGCACCCTGGTCTGTATGAACCCTATAATGATCTGTATAAATGCTATAATGATCAGTATAAATGTTAGCATGATCGCTATCTATGTATAAATGCAACTGGGAAACAAACCAGTGGTGGCTGTCGAAGTGAACACAGAGCTATATTAAAGCTTTTGATTGTGCTTATTGAACTCCAGTGCTTTGACGCAAATCTAAGTGTACAGTCCAGTGCTCTAGTTCCCTGGTTGTCCCCTAGGCTGTGCTCTTGCTATGTCCCTCCATTGAGGCTGTAGTTCCCTGGATGTCCTGTTGGCTGTGCTCTCGCTGTGTCCCTCCACTGAGGCTGTAGTTCCCTGGATGTCCTGTTGGCTGTGTACCACCAGTGGGGCTGTAATTCCCTGTTTGTCCTCTGAGCTGTGCTATCGGTGTGTTGGTCCAGTGGGAATATGTTGAGGGCCACAGCTGTTGTGTCACATCTTGTttacagaggaggggggagtggggtgtcTGTATACCACCCAGCAGCTGACCTGCCCAGGgctcaatcactcacacacacacacacacacgcatgcacacacacacacacacacacacacacacacacacaagcacacacacacacacacacacacacgcatgcacacacacacacacacacacacaagcacacacacacacacacacacacacacacacacacacacacacagccatacacagCTAGAGACACAAACACTAATAGAGATGCAGAGACCTGCACACCGACAAACGCACCTCCACCCATTTTAATACTGACTTGCATACACCAATgatgtctgacacacacacaagatgaaTACATGTAGGCACATCTATTCTTCTACTGAAGTGCAGTCAGAAGGAAAATACAGTTTGGAATTACTCAGACTATAATCTATCATCAATGTCATATCTCCAAAGCAGTCTCCCCctcaattctttaaaaaaaaaaattttcattgtGGGTGGAGAGTgggatttaaaatgattttcaaagaaaataaacaaatagatgTATCTTTTTATCCAATAACAAGCGTGAGGCTACGTATGGGCATGCTACTGTGCTGCAGTCCTCTTGGACAAGCTCATCACATTAACATCCCAAACTTGTCTTTCCTGCTCAACACCACATCGGCCATTTGTTTATCAGGTTCACATGCATTGGTTGTGCAGCGCTTAACTGCACCACTGAACTGTGCgtcacaacattttaaaaaatgatcagaTCTCCCCTGACAGCACAGAGGCATTATGGGAGACGCATGCTCACAATGTAAAACCCGGAAGCTGAGAGCTCAGCACTCTGTGCCTCCTCAGTTTCAGTTATCAATGATAATGAACATGAATATGAATGACAAGAAAAAACTGAGTTATATGCAGGTATATCAAATCAAAGCCACACATACACGGGCACGACACCAACACTGTGCAGGCTACAGAGGGCAGATTACCGCACCAAACTTCTGCCTCACAAACAGAAGGAAGTAAAgtcacacacttactcacacacctgtgtctatttgcacacacgcacaatcaaCATTTCAAGACAAAGTAAGTGCTGATGAAGATAGTTGAAATAGTAGAAATGTTGAATGTTTCATTAGCAGCGTGTTTACTTCCTTGGCCCCAGTGTTTTATTGCTGCGTGGTCTGGATGTACATGTGAATGTGCCTGTGTTATTGTACCTGTCCTTCCCCCCGATGCAGGCCCAAACAGGCAGTAAGGCTCTGAGCTGGAGCCTGTTGAGTCCCTGCATTATCCACATGGCTGGCAGCAGTGTGCCCGTCACACCTGGGTGTGCATTtaggtgtgtgcacatgtaacGCCCAGGTGCATGCGCGGCGAGGCGAAGGCCAGTTTGGCTACACCGTGTGCTCGCCGTGTCCCCATGGTAaccagtaacccccccccccagcacgcATGACTGTTCCCAACATTTCTGGATTACACGGCCCTGGGCAGCACACGTGGAGGGCTTCACAcagggggggatggagggatggaaaaaaagagggggaagaaaTAATGAGGGCAGTAAGGGGCAGCAGCTGCACGTTTATTTCCACCACTGCTTCTGCTCCACGCATGAGCTCCACTTCcatgagctgagagagagacggagagagagagagagagagagagagagagagttgaagaaggaggtggaggagaaagagagatatgaagagggagagaggtggagacagCAAGAAAgaaggagtgagggagagggagagagaaggggtcggatggagagatggacagagatgggaggaggcagagagagtgagagagagggattaaGTCCCATCTTTAGAAAGCAACTGAGGGGGCTGGATTGCGTTtgctgtgggggggtggtgatgtGTGGGATGGAGGTGTACAgctgggagacagaggggggtgGGTATATGCAGAGGAGCATCTGCCTGCCAGGGGCTCCCAGGGACAcagtggggagaggaggggataGATGCCTCAGAAGCAGACGTCCTGacatacacacaacagcacCTGTATGCCTACATCCGTATACTATGTACAAAAGCAGATGTACAGGTGCATAGGTTTACAGGGGTGCAGGCATACAGGGTGCAAGTGTATGGGTGTACAGAGGTATAGGTCAGTAGGTATATAGGGTACAGGACTGTAGGTGTGTATGGGTATAGGACAGCAGGTGTAAAGACGTATAGGACTACAGAGGTATAGGGCTGTAGGTATATATAGTTATAGGACTGAAGGAGTATTGGTAGCTGGCCAGTAACCCAGTGGCCAGCTCAGCCAGATCGGAGCACAGTGCGTCATGCTTCACTGGTCTGTGAAATCCCAGCTATGCTAGGCTACGCTACAGTGCGCGACGCTACGCTACACTACGCACGGCTGCGAGGCACTCACAACACCTTTCCCCCTGCCTCCCGGGCACACGGCTCCACACAAACAGAAGAACAAACTCACTACAGCATCAAAGCATCCACAGCACCCTGAAGGGAAATGCCTGTTTAGTCTGTCTGACTGAAAATGCAACAGAAGGCTATGATTACACAATgatacattacatgcattacaCTATGATACATCACTGTGTACAGGTAGGCTATAGGAGTACAGCGGTACAGGGGCTGTAGGTGTGTTTATATGTAGGGGTGTTGATGTATAAACATGTACAAGGGTAAAGGCATGCTGATGTATTGTGTATCCAGAGCTGTAGTGTTGTGACAAAGACATCAGAAAGCTGCTTCTGCTCTCCTCTAAAGATGGTTGGCACAAAATTCCGAAGGGCCAGTTTGCCAGTTTCAGAAGTTTGCTAGTGCAAACACTGGTGCCTGGTGCCACAAGACAAGAAtaccatccattatctatcaAGCTACTGTATTTATACTTGTGATTAATTTAGATTCCAAAGACATCACTCTCCTTCACAATTGTGCTTTACTTACCCATATGTGACTACGTAAAGCATGACAAATACTAGTAAACATATGAAGTAACTGAAGAATTTAAATCGGTGGTTTAAATCATGGGTTTATCTTACTTTTCTAGTTTTTATAATCAAAGCACAAAGCCAACTATCGAGCTACATTTGAAAGCTATTTCCGAGAAGTTAATTGTGCTTCTCTGTGATCTGCAAAACTGGTGAGaacaagagcatctgctaaatgaatgtgaagTGAAGTCACACAGATAAAGCAGTACCTAGCAGCTTTTTGGATGTGAATGATTTTCTTTGCTAAATATGCACTGGATTATAGGCAgcttgcaaaaataaaagcaagtgCACACCAAAGAAGAGTGGAAATCTTGTTTACAGGTTGCCTGTACCATGCATTTCATGACTCTGAAAGGTTGTGTGTCCTTTGAAACGTATGATAATTTTAGCTTTCTTAGCTGTTGTTTCTGACATGTAATTCCTGTGTTGAACTGTGGTTATTTATAACTTCCTGCTTTGGAAGTGGAGCATAATGTTCATTGCAacatttcccagcagcctctggccATTAGCTGTCAGCTGCATGTTGACACAATTTTAGGAAAAAACCATGGAATCTATAAAGCAAAGGTGAAGTACTGGACACCATGTTGACTGTGTGGCTTCAAACAGCCACAAACCATTCATAAAAGCAGTATCTGGCTTCTAGTTATGATGCATTTAACCTTTCCACTTTAATATTAATTGTATCCCAGCCACaaattgagttaaaaaaaaaccgggGTTTACAGTATcatactgcacagctcagcaaaAATTACTAAGGAATCAACACATATGGAAATGCACACAGTCTTGCACAGACTGCAGGACCATGTCCTTTCCACTAGATGACAGTCAAATATTCTTCACCGTACACTGGACAGCGTCAGCATGAAGAATCATTCTCCTTTGGGTTCTGAAATTTGACACAATAATATAACAGATATCAGATAGTTATTAACATTCACAGCTTGAATCCATGATGCAGTGCTTTGAAAGAAACTATACCAAAGTTAACAGTGAACCTGTTTTCTCATGCAGACTGACTCTAACAGTGAACCTGCAGTTTCACTGATGACATAAACTATAAGACTAGCTTGTAGTGGTCCAGTGTAAGGTGGTATTGTAACTGCAGGGGACCGTTAGGGTCACAGTCAATGTTatttggggagggaggtgggtCATAGCAGCATTTTACCCCACATAAGAGTCAATCACCCTTCACTGAAACGCAGTAATCTCCAAATTCGAAAACCAGAGCAGCCCACTCATTATCTGTAGCCAAATGCAATTCCTTTCCTTCCATGGAGAGCTATTCTAACCTAAAGGCCCATctcacagattaaaaaaaaagtctggctATGCGGTAAATGCTTGgcaacagacagactgcagctgTTGGCGTGTTTATCAGATCCTCTCTGTGAGAAACCTCGAGGGGCAAAGGTCATGGACAGGGGTTTCAGGGTCATCCCATATGGGGTGTCACAggttctgctgctgctttaCTTTCACATGCTAATTAAAGCCCTAATTACCAGCCCATCTTCTGATGGGATGTCTATTTCCAGGCTCTGCCCTTCTGAATGAGCATTCTCTCAGAGTTACACACTGAGCCCTGGGCTCTTTGCTCCACAAAATAACATCATAAATATTTGTGCTGCAAGCTTTGAGTACTGGAATGTTCTATCAAATGATAGAGCATTTTTGCTGATtaactgtgagagagagagagagagagagagacgggtgaTACACAGTGTCCTATGCCATATCGGCCCACAGTCTATTCCTACTGTTCACATTTTGGGACACAGATCAGCTGGTGTAGAGTACACCCGAAGTGAGTTTCATGCTCTGATCTGAGAGCTGTAATTTTGTTCATAAACCTAGCACCAGTGAAATAATGTGTAAAACTgttaaatgttaatgtcaaCTGTCAGCTAGCAGAGAGCATATGTGTAGAACGTAAGCTGAGAGTGTGGGTGTTGAACTGTTAGTTGTTAGCAGTGTGTGGTTGTACAAATGTTATCCATTAGCAGTGAGTGTGGGCGTGGCCACCCCACAGAGCTCTCTGTCCAAGCTGACATTTCTGTGGACAGTACTTAACTGTCTATTTCTCCTGCAGCTCTGGTTACACAGTGGAGTCATGTACAATGTGTTCTGCAACACTTTAGCGCTCGCTGGCAGTGCAGTCTTTTGTACAGTACACACCAAACCTGGCCTTATGGAATAACATTGACAgtaatgtgcaataatagtagccTAACGTGTAAAGTGTCCGTTAAGTTCCCCCACTGGTCTTTAAACTTCCATAAAGGTTGGGACCATAGACCAGTTCACAAAACCCAAAGTCAGAAGCACCTGCAAGGACAGCGGACAAATCAAGGCCCCAATTTGACTTTTGTCCTGAGACCTGTGACAGTCCTGTGAAAACTCCCTCAGAGAACGATCCTCATTTTTGGTTCAGAGCAAGACCCCCAATGGCGCTCCTATCTGTCCTCTTCTTCTCTAGTTCAGGGGGTTATTTTTAGCTCAGAAACAACTGGCTTCCTAAAAATGGTTGTGAa includes:
- the LOC118214439 gene encoding potassium voltage-gated channel subfamily E member 2-like, yielding MALQARNLTQQLEDALTRSLGDYLDRWRHNVTQADRALSERMAQENFQDVVWYLVVMIGMFAFIIVAILVSTVKSKRREHSDDPYHKYIEEDWTAQIKNETTIHPYVQSNPIPRAYDVPYSA